The following proteins come from a genomic window of Salvia hispanica cultivar TCC Black 2014 chromosome 4, UniMelb_Shisp_WGS_1.0, whole genome shotgun sequence:
- the LOC125221652 gene encoding stromal 70 kDa heat shock-related protein, chloroplastic-like codes for MASSTAQIHALGAAAAHFTAANSTKNNPNRSVFLGNTSSIPLGLKLKSKHRCGRRGPTFRVVAEKVVGIDLGTTNSAVAAMEGGKPTIVTNAEGQRTTPSVVAYTKNADRLVGQIAKRQAVVNPENTFFSVKRFIGRKMSEVDDESKQVSYNVIRDENGNVKLDCPAIGKQFAAEEISAQVLRKLVDDASKFLNDKVTKAVVTVPAYFNDSQRTATKDAGRIAGLEVLRIINEPTAASLAYGFEKKSNETILVFDLGGGTFDVSVLEVGDGVFEVLSTSGDTHLGGDDFDKRIVDWLAASFKNDEGIDLLKDKQALQRLTETAEKAKMELSSLTQTNISLPFITATADGPKHIETTLTRAKFEELCSDLLDRLKTPVQNSLRDAKLSFSDLDEVILVGGSTRIPAVQELVKKLTGKDPNVTVNPDEVVALGAAVQAGVLAGDVSDIVLLDVTPLSLGLETLGGVMTKIIPRNTTLPTSKSEVFSTAADGQTSVEINVLQGEREFVRDNRSVGSFRLDGIPPAPRGVPQIEVKFDIDANGILSVTAIDKGTGKKQDITITGASTLPGDEVERMVSEAEKFAKEDKEKRDAIDTKNQADSVVYQTEKQLNELGDKVPAPVKEKVEAKLGELKDAISGGSTQTMKDAMAALNQEVMQIGQSLYNQPGAAGPGAGPTPGGGASPSESSDKGPEGDVIDADFTDSK; via the exons ATGGCCTCCTCAACCGCTCAAATTCACGCCCtcggcgccgccgccgctcaTTTCACAGCCGCGAACTCAACCAAAAATAATCCCAACAGAAGTGTATTTCTCGGCAACACCAGCTCTATTCCCTTGGGATTGAAGCTGAAGAGTAAGCATAGATGTGGCCGGCGAGGCCCTACTTTCCGCGTGGTGGCGGAGAAGGTTGTGGGGATTGATTTGGGGACCACCAATTCCGCCGTGGCGGCCATGGAGGGAGGGAAGCCTACCATCGTGACCAACGCCGAGGGCCAGCGCACCACTCCTTCTGTGGTTGCTTACACTAAGAATGCCGATAGGTTGGTTGGCCAGATTGCCAAGAGGCAAGCCGTAGTGAACCCCGAGAATACATTCTTCTCCGTCAAGAGATTTATCGGCAGGAAGATGTCGGAGGTTGATGACGAGTCCAAGCAGGTTTCATATAATGTCATTAGGGATGAGAACGGGAACGTCAAGCTTGACTGCCCCGCAATTGGCAAACAGTTTGCGGCTGAGGAAATTTCCGCTCAG GTTTTGAGGAAGCTTGTGGATGATGCATCGAAATTTTTGAATGACAAGGTTACTAAAGCAGTTGTTACAGTTCCTGCATACTTTAATGATTCTCAAAGGACTGCCACCAAGGATGCCGGTCGTATTGCTGGCTTAGAGGTTCTCCGCATTATAAATGAACCCACAGCTGCGTCATTGGCCTATGGCtttgaaaagaaaagcaaTGAAACTATTCTTGTTTTTGACCTTGGAGGTGGAACTTTTGATGTTTCAG TCCTCGAGGTTGGTGATGGAGTGTTTGAGGTGCTTTCTACTTCTGGGGACACTCATCTTGGCGGTGATGATTTTGATAAG AGAATTGTTGATTGGCTTGCTGCAAGTTTCAAGAATGATGAAGGAATAGATCTATTGAAGGACAAACAAGCTCTTCAGCGTTTGACTGAGACTGCAGAGAAAGCCAAAATGGAACTTTCATCTTTGACTCAAACTAACATTAG TTTGCCTTTCATTACTGCCACTGCAGATGGCCCTAAACATATTGAAACCACCCTTACACGAGCTAAGTTTGAGGAACTATGCTCAGATTTGCTTGACAG ACTAAAAACCCCTGTCCAAAATTCATTGAGGGATGCAAAGCTTTCCTTCAGTGATTTAGATGAGGTTATCCTGGTGGGTGGTTCCACGCGTATTCCAGCTGTCCAGGAGCTTGTCAAGAAATTGACTGGAAAAGACCCAAATGTTACTGTCAATCCTGATGAAGTTGTTGCCCTTGGTGCTGCTGTTCAG GCTGGTGTTTTGGCTGGAGATGTGAGTGATATTGTCCTTCTAGATGTAACACCTCTATCTCTGGGGCTGGAAACACTTGGTGGAGTGATGACGAAGATTATCCCGCGAAACACTACATTGCCCACATCAAAATCAGAAGTTTTCTCAACAGCTGCTGATGGTCAGACCAGTGTTGAAATCAATGTCCTTCAGGGTGAAAGAGAGTTTGTGAGGGACAACAGATCTGTAGGCAGCTTCCGCCTTGATGGAATCCCACCTGCCCCCCGTGGTGTTCCCCAAATTGAGGTGAAGTTTGATATTGATGCAAATGGAATCCTCTCAGTTACCGCCATTGATAAGGGAACTGGAAAGAAGCAAGATATCACTATTACTGGCGCTAGTACATTGCCTGGTGATGAG GTGGAGAGAATGGTCAGTGAAGCCGAAAAATTTGCCAAGGAAGACAAGGAGAAGAGAGACGCCATAGATACCAAGAACCAGGCTGATTCGGTGGTTTACCAAACGGAGAAGCAGTTGAACGAACTCGGTGACAAAGTTCCGGCCCCTGTAAAAGAGAAGGTCGAGGCAAAACTTGGAGAACTTAAGGATGCAATCTCCGGAGGTTCGACCCAAACAATGAAGGATGCCATGGCCGCTCTAAATCAGGAAGTCATGCAGATCGGCCAGTCACTGTACAATCAACCAGGTGCAGCAGGACCCGGCGCTGGCCCAACTCCAGGCGGAGGCGCTTCCCCTTCAGAATCTTCAGACAAGGGACCCGAAGGCGATGTCATTGATGCTGATTTCACAGACAGCAAATAA
- the LOC125220131 gene encoding uncharacterized protein LOC125220131: protein MSSSPKMDVSGGPCKTIALLFLIFYIIFVSLSNQYTSAAFFSPFLKTQQQTTTTTTTLEHLVFGLVGSEKAWHQRKAYIESWWRPNATRGLLFLDKAPTGDLLPWSAASPPYRVSEDLTRMLKKRDVVAQRIIHAIMEVYREEHENLRWLVMGDDDSIFVVDNMLQILSGYDHTKYYYFGGQSEFILSNYWYSFSQGFGGAGFIMSLPLAKLVAAQMNNCLLRYRHLNAADKTTMSCIADIGVNLTPLKGIHQIDLRGDISGFLSSHPKYPLLSLHHFDMVDPIFPNMSRPESTRHLMKAVAVDNSRMLQQTICYHRPTSWSFSISWGYSAHIYEKMLPRSHLQFPIETFKTWQPSPRPPYYMFNTRRPSRDPCQAPHMFFYHTVGTTADDQILTHFSRAWRRDLPPCSSSGNHSADSISRIKVYSPATKRFQVDRSECCDVVRIDGEEAEIKFRECTALEIIA from the exons atgtcatCCTCCCCAAAAATGGATGTCTCCGGCGGCCCATGCAAAACCATTGCCCTTCTCTTCCTCATCTTCTACATCATCTTCGTCTCCCTCTCCAACCAATACACCTCCGCCGCCTTCTTCTCCCCTTTCCTGAAAACACAAcaacaaacaacaacaacaacaacaacgcTGGAGCACCTGGTGTTCGGGCTGGTGGGGTCAGAGAAGGCATGGCACCAGCGCAAAGCCTACATCGAGTCGTGGTGGCGCCCCAACGCCACGCGCGGCCTCCTCTTCCTGGACAAGGCCCCCACCGGCGACCTCCTCCCCTGGTCGGCCGCGTCCCCGCCTTACAGAGTCTCCGAAGACCTCACCCGCATGCTCAAGAAGAGAGACGTGGTGGCGCAGCGGATCATCCACGCGATCATGGAGGTGTACAGGGAGGAGCATGAGAATCTGCGGTGGCTGGTGATGGGCGACGACGACTCTATTTTCGTGGTGGATAACATGCTTCAAATCTTGTCCGGCTACGATCACACCAAGTATTACTACTTCGGGGGCCAATCGGAGTTCATCTTGTCCAATTATTGGTACTCCTTCAGCCAGGGATTCGGCGGCGCCGGATTTATCATGAGCCTCCCTTTGGCCAAGCTTGTGGCCGCCCAAATGAACAACTGCCTCCTCAGGTATCGCCATCTCAACGCCGCTGATAAAACTACTATGTCCTGTATTGCTGACATTGGAGTCAACCTCACTCCCCTCAAAGGAATTCATCAG ATTGATTTGCGAGGAGACATATCCGGTTTCCTATCATCGCACCCCAAATACCCTCTACTCTCCCTCCACCACTTTGACATGGTGGATCCAATATTCCCCAACATGAGCCGCCCAGAGTCCACGCGCCACCTCATGAAGGCGGTGGCCGTCGACAATTCCCGCATGCTGCAGCAAACCATCTGCTACCACCGCCCCACGAGCTGGTCGTTTTCCATCTCGTGGGGATACTCTGCCCACATATACGAGAAAATGTTGCCGCGGAGCCACCTACAGTTCCCCATCGAGACATTCAAGACGTGGCAGCCCAGCCCCCGCCCCCCGTATTACATGTTCAACACGCGCCGCCCCTCGCGTGACCCTTGTCAAGCCCCTCATATGTTCTTCTATCACACAGTCGGAACCACCGCAGATGATCAAATTCTCACTCACTTCTCTCGGGCCTGGCGCCGGGACTTGCCGCCGTGCTCGTCTTCCGGCAATCACTCCGCCGATTCTATTTCCAGAATCAAGGTCTATTCACCAGCCACGAAACGGTTTCAG GTTGATAGAAGTGAATGCTGCGACGTGGTTCGGATAGATGGAGAAGAAGCAGAGATTAAATTTCGGGAATGCACTGCACTAGAGATTATTGCTTGA
- the LOC125220072 gene encoding phospholipase A1-Igamma3, chloroplastic, producing the protein MASLHSSPNHKIASSHHFLPPPTQTQPTNLNPYSPNKTKLRDRSIHIITSCSTLSSIETGSRPLHQIWRQIQGENNWDNLVDPMNPHLRREIIRYGEMAQSCYDSFDFDPHSKYCGTCKYDPPSFFPRLGMSGRGYTLTRYLYATSNINLPNFFQKSTTNNINNIWSPHANWMGYVAVATDADEIRRLGRRDVVVAWRGTVTYLEWIHDLKDILRPAHFRDDPNVKIESGFFDLYTSKEKEQDCAFCSFSAREQVLAELRRIIHRFRGEDLSITITGHSLGAALALLSAYDVAEVQLNSGIPVTVFSFGGPRVGNLRFKERCDELGIKVLRVVNVHDRVPTVPGIITNEKFQYQKYLEDAMSFPWSYAHVGVELGLDHTHSPYLKNTMDLRCAHNLEAHLHLLDGYHAKGEKFWLASKRDIALVNKSCDFLKPEYGVPPNWWQDEHKGMVRSREGRWVVPERPRMEAHPADTAHHFEQVIKYAK; encoded by the exons ATGGCTTCCCTTCACTCCTCTCCCAACCACAAAATCGCTTCTTCCCACCACTTCCTTCCACCACCCACCCAAACGCAGCCAACAAACCTCAATCCATACTCCcccaacaaaacaaaattacgTGACCGATCCATTCACATTATTACAAGCTGCTCAACACTCTCAAGCATCGAAACCGGGTCTCGCCCCCTCCACCAAATCTGGCGCCAAATCCAGGGCGAGAACAACTGGGATAACCTTGTAGACCCCATGAACCCCCACCTGCGCCGAGAAATCATCCGCTACGGCGAGATGGCCCAGTCCTGCTACGACTCCTTCGACTTCGACCCCCACTCCAAATACTGCGGCACCTGCAAGTACGACCCTCCCAGCTTCTTCCCCCGCCTCGGCATGTCCGGCCGCGGCTACACCCTCACCCGCTACCTCTACGCCACCTCCAACATCAACCTCCCCAACTTCTTCCAGAAATCCACCACCAACAATATTAACAATATCTGGAGCCCCCACGCCAACTGGATGGGCTACGTCGCCGTCGCCACCGACGCCGACGAGATCCGCCGCCTCGGCCGCCGCGACGTCGTGGTGGCATGGCGCGGCACTGTCACCTACCTCGAGTGGATCCATGACCTCAAGGACATCCTCCGGCCCGCCCACTTCCGCGACGACCCCAACGTCAAGATCGAGTCGGGCTTCTTCGACCTCTACACCTCCAAGGAGAAGGAGCAGGACTGCGCCTTCTGCTCCTTCTCTGCCCGCGAGCAGGTCCTCGCGGAGCTGAGGCGGATCATCCACCGCTTCAGGGGCGAGGACCTCAGCATCACCATCACGGGGCACAGCCTGGGCGCCGCGCTGGCCCTGCTCAGCGCCTACGACGTGGCGGAGGTGCAGCTCAACAGCGGTATCCCCGTCACGGTGTTCTCCTTCGGGGGGCCTAGGGTAGGGAATTTGAGGTTCAAGGAGCGGTGCGACGAGCTGGGGATCAAGGTGCTCCGAGTGGTGAACGTGCACGACCGGGTGCCGACGGTGCCCGGGATCATCACGAATGAGAAATTTCAGTACCAGAAATACCTAGAGGATGCAATGTCATTTCCATGGAGCTACGCACACGTAGGTGTGGAGTTAGGTTTGGATCACACACACTCCCCATACCTAAAAAACACCATGGACTTGAGATGTGCTCACAACCTTGAGGCGCATTTGCACTTGCTGGATGGCTACCACGCCAAAG GTGAAAAGTTTTGGTTAGCGTCCAAAAGAGATATTGCACTGGTGAACAAGAGCTGCGACTTCTTGAAGCCGGAATATGGCGTGCCGCCAAATTGGTGGCAGGACGAGCACAAAGGGATGGTGAGGAGCAGAGAGGGGCGGTGGGTAGTGCCGGAACGGCCAAGGATGGAAGCGCATCCGGCCGACACGGCCCACCACTTTGAGCAAGTCATCAAGTATGCAAAGTAG
- the LOC125220767 gene encoding cyclin-dependent protein kinase inhibitor SMR9, with protein MTPSYTKKTKRRRRRSSRSPSSSSRRIIEKKHFNSPAPVNEVEVEILDSGSSTPKGERFRIPEMTSCPPAPKKRRIRAAVSCSLRRKPTFFASPDIDLFFYFALRGVPFEC; from the coding sequence ATGACTCCTTCGTATacaaaaaaaaccaaaagaagaagaagaagatcatCAAGAtcaccatcttcttcttcaagaaGAATAATCGAGAAGAAGCATTTCAATTCTCCGGCTCCGGTGAatgaggtggaggtggagatTTTAGATTCGGGCAGCTCCACTCCGAAAGGGGAAAGGTTTCGGATACCGGAGATGACGAGCTGCCCTCCTGCGCCCAAGAAGAGGCGGATACGCGCCGCTGTGAGCTGCTCCTTGAGGCGGAAGCCGACGTTTTTCGCCTCGCCTGATATAGACCTCTTTTTCTACTTCGCGCTTCGTGGCGTTCCCTTCGAGTGCTAG